In Chelonoidis abingdonii isolate Lonesome George chromosome 22, CheloAbing_2.0, whole genome shotgun sequence, one genomic interval encodes:
- the ZNRF3 gene encoding E3 ubiquitin-protein ligase ZNRF3 isoform X5, whose amino-acid sequence MLAGMHPLGLCNSNDEEDLYEYGWVGVVKLEQPELEPKPCLTVLGKNSMNRLAVQALEKMETRKFKSKNKGHREGSCGALDTLSSSSTSDCAICLEKYIDGEELRVIPCTHRFHKKCVDPWLLQHHTCPHCRHNIIEQKKGDPGPVCLESTNPVRSRQQRVILPVHYPGRVHRTSQITAYPTRTSMDPHGNPITVLTVDRHGEQSLYPAQSPAYVQNYQPVHLDHALNTHRCGLEHRAYSPAHTFRRAKFNERNFSKAACFSQYETMYQHYYFQGLSYPEQDGQPPAGIASKGPSRAFQPGGSMLFPPVVHVMPSSRLESDSTSTFSCYHGHRSVCSGYLADCPGSDSSSSSSGQCHCSSSDSMVDCTEVSNQGVYGSCSTFRSSLSSDYDPYIYRSKSPCRVGDAGGTNQGTIVLLEGPHQDELLAHGHALMGADCRPVPAPASGDQLSNCSMEMNYSSNSSLEYRDSNGTTSEGGLKATPSAALDVKRNWKGPEVAGPLMEQACACCFELQHSALEPSSGTTDCGALFLGSPLWGGCGPGLEQQPGSYPGLYSINSDHLHRTDGVKYEGLPCCFYEEKQVACGGTSSSGGGGCCTEDYAVSVQYTLPDETLPSCYRGVRDIGQRIPIIPEDRDCELVLPIECQGTHGGRSSWDGMPEMDAHLHRQGLGELQEEREVCYRAMSFLQQNCSRDEETTMLFHNLTLSSQEAAATTKTAGSGSHPLERSQMSD is encoded by the exons AATTCCATGAACAGGCTTGCAGTGCAGGCACTGGAAAAGATGGAAACCAGGAAGTTCAAGTCCAAAAATAAGGGTCACCGTGAAGGAAGCTGTGGAGCTCTGGACACACTAAGCAGCAGTTCAACCTCTGACTGTGCCATCTGCCTGGAGAAATACATCGATGGGGAG GAGTTGCGGGTGATTCCCTGCACTCACAGATTCCACAAAAAATGTGTGGatccctggctgctgcagcatcaTACTTGCCCCCACTGCCGCCATAACATTATAG AACAAAAGAAGGGAGACCCAGGCCCGGTATGTTTGGAATCCACCAACCCAGTGCGCAGCCGGCAGCAGAGGGTGATTCTGCCAGTTCATTACCCTGGCCGAGTGCACAGGACCAGCCAGATAACTGCATATCCCACCCGCACTAGCATGGACCCCCATGGAAATCCCATCACGGTACTTACAGTGGACAGGCATGGTGAGCAGAGCCTGTATCCAGCACAGTCCCCTGCTTACGTCCAAAATTACCAGCCTGTTCACTTGGATCATGCCTTGAACACGCATCGCTGTGGCCTGGAGCACAGAGCTTATTCTCCAGCTCATACCTTCCGAAGGGCTAAGTTCAATGAACGTAACTTCTCCAAAGCAGCTTGTTTTTCCCAGTATGAGACCATGTACCAGCACTACTATTTCCAAGGCCTTAGCTACCCTGAGCAAGATGgacagcctccagctggcatTGCCTCAAAGGGTCCCTCCCGTGCCTTCCAGCCTGGTGGCAGCATGCTGTTCCCTCCTGTGGTACATGTAATGCCCTCCTCTCGCTTGGAGAGTGACAGCACCTCCACTTTCAGCTGCTATCATGGTCACCGCTCAGTGTGCAGTGGTTACCTGGCTGACTGCCCaggcagtgacagcagcagcagtagttcTGGTCAATGCCACTGCTCCTCCAGTGATTCCATGGTTGACTGTACAGAGGTCAGCAACCAGGGGGTCTATGGGAGTTGTTCCACCTTCCGTAGTTCTCTGAGCAGTGACTATGACCCTTATATTTACCGCAGCAAGAGCCCCTGTCGAGTGGGAGATGCTGGTGGTACAAACCAAGGGACGATCGTTCTCCTGGAGGGCCCCCATCAGGATGAGCTTCTAGCACATGGGCACGCTCTGATGGGTGCTGACTGTCGGCCTGTGCCAGCCCCTGCCTCAGGGgaccaactttctaactgcagcaTGGAGATGAACTACAGCAGTAATTCCTCACTAGAGTACAGGGATTCAAATGGCACTACCTCAGAGGGAGGCCTCAAGGCTACTCCCAGTGCTGCCTTGGATGTTAAAAGGAACTGGAAAGGTCCAGAAGTAGCAGGACCTCTGATggagcaagcatgtgcttgctgcTTTGAGCTCCAGCACTCTGCCCTGGAGCCCAGCAGTGGGACAACAGACTGCGGTGCACTCTTCTTGGGCTCCCCGCTTTGGGGAGGGTGTGGcccggggctggagcagcagccaggtaGTTACCCAGGCTTGTACAGTATTAACTCAGACCACTTGCATAGGACAGATGGGGTGAAATATGagggcttgccctgctgcttCTATGAAGAGAAGCAGGTTGCCTGTGGTGGCACCAGTAGCAGTGGAGGtggtggctgctgcacagaggACTATGCAGTGAGTGTACAGTACACACTTCCTGATGAGACCTTGCCAAGCTGCTATAGGGGGGTGCGTGACATAGGTCAACGCATTCCTATCATTCCTGAGGACAGAGACTGTGAGCTAGTCCTGCCAATAGAGTGCCAAGGGACCCATGGAGGCCGTAGTTCCTGGGATGGGATGCCTGAAATGGACGCTCATCTACACCGCCAAGGTCtaggagagctacaggaggagagggaggtgtGCTATCGGGCAATGTCCTTCCTGCAGCAGAACTGCTCTCGGGACGAAGAAACAACGATGCTCTTTCACAACCTCACCCTGAGCTCCCAGGAGGCAGCAGCAACCACAAAAACTGCAG GCTCTGGATCTCACCCCCTGGAAAGAAGCCAAATGAGTGACTAG
- the ZNRF3 gene encoding E3 ubiquitin-protein ligase ZNRF3 isoform X3, producing the protein MLAGMHPLGLCNSNDEEDLYEYGWVGVVKLEQPELEPKPCLTVLGKAKRAVQRGATAVIFDVSENPDAIDQNSMNRLAVQALEKMETRKFKSKNKGHREGSCGALDTLSSSSTSDCAICLEKYIDGEELRVIPCTHRFHKKCVDPWLLQHHTCPHCRHNIIEQKKGDPGPVCLESTNPVRSRQQRVILPVHYPGRVHRTSQITAYPTRTSMDPHGNPITVLTVDRHGEQSLYPAQSPAYVQNYQPVHLDHALNTHRCGLEHRAYSPAHTFRRAKFNERNFSKAACFSQYETMYQHYYFQGLSYPEQDGQPPAGIASKGPSRAFQPGGSMLFPPVVHVMPSSRLESDSTSTFSCYHGHRSVCSGYLADCPGSDSSSSSSGQCHCSSSDSMVDCTEVSNQGVYGSCSTFRSSLSSDYDPYIYRSKSPCRVGDAGGTNQGTIVLLEGPHQDELLAHGHALMGADCRPVPAPASGDQLSNCSMEMNYSSNSSLEYRDSNGTTSEGGLKATPSAALDVKRNWKGPEVAGPLMEQACACCFELQHSALEPSSGTTDCGALFLGSPLWGGCGPGLEQQPGSYPGLYSINSDHLHRTDGVKYEGLPCCFYEEKQVACGGTSSSGGGGCCTEDYAVSVQYTLPDETLPSCYRGVRDIGQRIPIIPEDRDCELVLPIECQGTHGGRSSWDGMPEMDAHLHRQGLGELQEEREVCYRAMSFLQQNCSRDEETTMLFHNLTLSSQEAAATTKTAGSGSHPLERSQMSD; encoded by the exons GCAAAGCGGGCAGTGCAGCGAGGAGCCACAGCTGTCATCTTTGATGTTTCTGAAAACCCAGATGCCATTGACCAG AATTCCATGAACAGGCTTGCAGTGCAGGCACTGGAAAAGATGGAAACCAGGAAGTTCAAGTCCAAAAATAAGGGTCACCGTGAAGGAAGCTGTGGAGCTCTGGACACACTAAGCAGCAGTTCAACCTCTGACTGTGCCATCTGCCTGGAGAAATACATCGATGGGGAG GAGTTGCGGGTGATTCCCTGCACTCACAGATTCCACAAAAAATGTGTGGatccctggctgctgcagcatcaTACTTGCCCCCACTGCCGCCATAACATTATAG AACAAAAGAAGGGAGACCCAGGCCCGGTATGTTTGGAATCCACCAACCCAGTGCGCAGCCGGCAGCAGAGGGTGATTCTGCCAGTTCATTACCCTGGCCGAGTGCACAGGACCAGCCAGATAACTGCATATCCCACCCGCACTAGCATGGACCCCCATGGAAATCCCATCACGGTACTTACAGTGGACAGGCATGGTGAGCAGAGCCTGTATCCAGCACAGTCCCCTGCTTACGTCCAAAATTACCAGCCTGTTCACTTGGATCATGCCTTGAACACGCATCGCTGTGGCCTGGAGCACAGAGCTTATTCTCCAGCTCATACCTTCCGAAGGGCTAAGTTCAATGAACGTAACTTCTCCAAAGCAGCTTGTTTTTCCCAGTATGAGACCATGTACCAGCACTACTATTTCCAAGGCCTTAGCTACCCTGAGCAAGATGgacagcctccagctggcatTGCCTCAAAGGGTCCCTCCCGTGCCTTCCAGCCTGGTGGCAGCATGCTGTTCCCTCCTGTGGTACATGTAATGCCCTCCTCTCGCTTGGAGAGTGACAGCACCTCCACTTTCAGCTGCTATCATGGTCACCGCTCAGTGTGCAGTGGTTACCTGGCTGACTGCCCaggcagtgacagcagcagcagtagttcTGGTCAATGCCACTGCTCCTCCAGTGATTCCATGGTTGACTGTACAGAGGTCAGCAACCAGGGGGTCTATGGGAGTTGTTCCACCTTCCGTAGTTCTCTGAGCAGTGACTATGACCCTTATATTTACCGCAGCAAGAGCCCCTGTCGAGTGGGAGATGCTGGTGGTACAAACCAAGGGACGATCGTTCTCCTGGAGGGCCCCCATCAGGATGAGCTTCTAGCACATGGGCACGCTCTGATGGGTGCTGACTGTCGGCCTGTGCCAGCCCCTGCCTCAGGGgaccaactttctaactgcagcaTGGAGATGAACTACAGCAGTAATTCCTCACTAGAGTACAGGGATTCAAATGGCACTACCTCAGAGGGAGGCCTCAAGGCTACTCCCAGTGCTGCCTTGGATGTTAAAAGGAACTGGAAAGGTCCAGAAGTAGCAGGACCTCTGATggagcaagcatgtgcttgctgcTTTGAGCTCCAGCACTCTGCCCTGGAGCCCAGCAGTGGGACAACAGACTGCGGTGCACTCTTCTTGGGCTCCCCGCTTTGGGGAGGGTGTGGcccggggctggagcagcagccaggtaGTTACCCAGGCTTGTACAGTATTAACTCAGACCACTTGCATAGGACAGATGGGGTGAAATATGagggcttgccctgctgcttCTATGAAGAGAAGCAGGTTGCCTGTGGTGGCACCAGTAGCAGTGGAGGtggtggctgctgcacagaggACTATGCAGTGAGTGTACAGTACACACTTCCTGATGAGACCTTGCCAAGCTGCTATAGGGGGGTGCGTGACATAGGTCAACGCATTCCTATCATTCCTGAGGACAGAGACTGTGAGCTAGTCCTGCCAATAGAGTGCCAAGGGACCCATGGAGGCCGTAGTTCCTGGGATGGGATGCCTGAAATGGACGCTCATCTACACCGCCAAGGTCtaggagagctacaggaggagagggaggtgtGCTATCGGGCAATGTCCTTCCTGCAGCAGAACTGCTCTCGGGACGAAGAAACAACGATGCTCTTTCACAACCTCACCCTGAGCTCCCAGGAGGCAGCAGCAACCACAAAAACTGCAG GCTCTGGATCTCACCCCCTGGAAAGAAGCCAAATGAGTGACTAG